GCATGGAGGACGTCCTTAGACTAAAGGCCGGAGACGTCGTTTACCTGTCAGGGGAAATCATAACCGCGAGGGACTCGGCCCACAGGCGGATTCTGAGCCTGCAGAGGGAGGAACTGCCCTTCGAGCCCGAGGGGGCCGTAATCTACCACTGCGGGCCCGTTGTGAGAAAAACCGGGGAGGGCTACGAGGTAGTCTCGGCCGGGCCGACGACAAGCGCGAGAATGAACCCCTACCTCGACGGGGTTCTTGACCTGGGCATCAGGGGGATAATCGGGAAGGGAGGAATGAAAGCTGAACCGTTCAGGGGCAGAGGGGTTTACTTCGCCTTCACAGGGGGAGCTGGCTCGCTCGGGGCAAAGAGCGTAAAGCACGTTAAGGCCGTCCACTGGCTCGACCTTGGAACGCCAGAGGCCCTCTGGGTCCTTGAGGTGGAGGATTTCCCTTTGATTGTTGCCATAGATGCGCACGGGAACTCGCTCTACCGGTAGGCCCTCCGTTCCTCGTTCATTGGGACTACGAACCGGGAGTAGAACTCCCGCCACTTCCTTAGCCTCTCCGCGACCTCCTCCGGATTAACGTGAACCCTCGCAACGCCCTCTTTCATCGCTTCTTCCGCCACAGCCTTAGCCACAGCGGGGTGAACGTCAGGGTGGAAGGGTGACGGGATTATCTCCTCCTCGCTCGGCTCTATAACCGAGGCCATGGCCTTTGAGGCCTCTATTATCATGCCGTCCGTTATCGTCCTGGCCCTGACGTCCAAAGCACCCCTGAAAATCGCCGGAAAGCCGAGGAGGTTGTTTATCTGGTTGGGATAGTCGCTCCTCCCCGTTGCCACAATCCTCGCGCCGGCCTTTTTAGCATCTTCCGGCAGTATCTCCGGAACGGGATTGGCGAGGGGAAAGACTATCGCGTCGTCGGCCATCAGCCTTATCCACTCGGGCTTTATGACGCCCGGCCCCGGCCTCGTGAATGAGATTAAAACGTCAGCTCCCCTGAGCGCCTCTGCCGGGCCTCCCTCAATCCCATCGCCGTTGGTCTTCGCGAGGAGTTCGCCCCTGTACGGGAACAGCTCCTCAAGGGGCAAATCCTGTGTTAGAATCCTCGGCTCCCCGTCAATCAGCTCGACGACGCGGACGTTTTCAGGCTTGACGCCGGCTTTGACGATTAATCTGAGCGTCGCGAAGCCGGCAGAACCGGCCCCAAAGAGCGCAACGCTTATCTCGTCAAGCTTCTTGCCGACTACCTTGAGGGCGTTGATTAAGCCCGCCAGAACGACGCTCGCGGTTCCCTGCTGGTCGTCGTGGAAGACCGGGATATCGAGTTCCTTCCTCAGCCTGTCGAGGATGTAGAAGCACTTCGGCGAGGCTATGTCCTCAAGGTTTATCCCACCGAAGGACGGGGAGACGGCTTTAACGACATCGATGAACCTTTCAGGGTCCTTCTCTGCTAAAACGAGCGGAAAGGCGTCAACGCCACCGAAGGCCTTGAAGAGCAGGGCCTTGCCCTCCATCACAGGAAGCGCACTAAGGGGCCCGATGTCTCCGAGACCTAAAACCCTCGTTCCGTCGCTTACGACCGCTATCGTGTTGCCCCTGTTGGTGTATTCAAAGACTTTCCCGGGCTTCTCAGATATCTCGCGCGAGACCTCGGCGACGCCAGGGGTGTAGGCTAAGGGAAGGGTTTCCCTCGTGAGCGGAACCTTCGGGATTACCTCTATTTTGCCATTGCCGATGAAGTTGCCCCTGTGAAAATCATTCGCGTCCATTCGACCACCAGAGAGATTAGCAGGAGGAAGTTAAAAGTCCTTTCGTCAGAAAAGAAAATTTACAAAAAGAGGTCAGGGGCCGATTAGCTCATCACGGCTCAGCCACCTACCCTCACATCATCCCCCCAGACCGATTGCGTCGCGAATCCAGAGAGGGATTAGGCCAATCTTGGGGATGACGAGCTCGGCTTTGGCCTCGACAGCATAAGCCGGAGCACAGCCGGCCACGTAACCGTCAGGAAGCTGAACCTCGAGCAGGCCGTCGGGGGTTGGGTAAGGTGGGTCCGGAACGGGATTGTTGTCCCCCCAGGTCACGAAGCATTTCTCCTGCTTCCCATCGATTTTAACGGTGTATATGTAGCGGACGCGGTGAATTATCGGGTACTCGTAGCCGGGACGCTTGTAGACTATCACGTCGCCGACCTTTATCTGGTCGGGGTTGGTAACCCCCTTGAGGAGAACTACGTCTCCCCTGTAAAAGACGGGCTCCATCGAACCGCTGACGACGATGACGAGCGGGGAACTCGTGTGAAGGGCCACTTTGAGACCTGCCTGTATTCCAAAGACGACGACGATTGCCACCAAAAACCACGCTACTTCCTTCTTCCACTCCTCCATTTCAAGGCCTCCATGTAGGTGGCAACTCTAACGGCTATCGCACCTATAGCGGTACAGGTTTCGAGGCTGACCCTCTTTCCCGTGACGTCCATATGATGTCGGGCCAACTTAAAGGTTTCCTTCGGCAGTCCGTGCCGGCCGAGTCCTATAAGGAGAAGAAAACGTTCGCCGTTGAGGGCCCGTTCAGCAAGTTCAAGGGGCGTGATTTCTTTTTCCTCCGAGGGCTTTCTCGTCGTGGCAACTGGAACACCGAACTGCGGGGGAAAGCCTTTCTTCGGAAAGTCAAGGAGGTGGAAGCGGTTCCCCCTGGCGAGTTCGATGAGGTACCTGCCCCCCTCCCCTATCGTCGTGTGCTCGCTGACCTCCCCGGCAACGTCGAGGGGCTTTCCATCGAGAGGGAATCCGATTAGGGCCAGATGAAAGCCGTAGGCGTACGCTATCGGAGCTGAACGGGCTATTGCGCGCAGGTGAGCTTCGTGGAGCTTTCTAACGTCATAGGTGTTGTAAAGGGCCAGAGTCAGCATCGGCATGGTTGTATGAGGCCCGAGAAGGTTTATAAGGATTTGGACGTTAATTAAAAGTTGCCATGACCGACATCGACGAGATTAGGGCTCTGGCTGAGAGGGGGCAGTTTGAGGACGCGCTCGAGCGGGTTTGGGACCTGAAGGATGGGCTCGACCAGATAGAGGCTCTCGTCAACGTTGCCCTCGCCATAAGGCGAAAGGGTGGGCCCGAGGACTGGATTCCGGGAATCCTCGAGGATGCAGAGTACATAGCCGAGCACTCCAAGGACCCCTACGTGAGGGCGATAGGATACGGCATGATAGCCTTTGCCTTCCACGCCCTCGGCTACTACCGGGAGGCATCCGAGACCTTTGAGACCGCCATTGAAGAGGCGGGCAAGATTAAGGACCCCCTCCTGAAGGGCGTTGCCATAGCGACCATAGCCTACTACGTTGCCACAACCGGCGACGCCGAGACCGCCATGAGGCTCTTCGACGTTGCTTTCGACGTGATAGCACGGGCAGAGGTGGAGTACCGGTCGAAGGTGGACGGTCTCCTCAAGATAGCCGAACTCATGGAGAACGCAGGCGACGAGCTGTTCTCCAAGAGCGCCGTAGAGTTCTACCGGACTGCCTTCGATATATTTGACAAGCTCCACGTGAACCAGAGGGCGGGCGTAACCGAGAAGAAGCTCCAGCTCGCGGAGATAATGAGCGAAACCGGCCTGCCGGAGATAAGGCGCGCCCTCCTCGAGGGACGCTACCACTACGCGTTAGCCTTGATAAGGCGGAAGTTCAAGGGCGCGTCAAGGCTCATAGGTGAACTGGAGTCGGCCCTCTGGATGAAGCGTGTAAACGAACCGACGTACGTGGATGTCATAGACGAGGCCCTGAGAGAGGCCGGAAGCGTCGAGCTCTCCCCAGCGAGCGCCCAGCGCGTTGCAATGCTCCTGACCCAGCTCGGAAGCCTCAGGGATGCACTGACCTTTGCGGAGATGATAGACGACCCCGGACGGAGGAGTAGTGCCCTCAGGGGAATAGCGATTGCCCTCGCGGAAAGGGAGGAGTACGACGAGGCGAGAAAGGTTGCCGAGTCAATACCCCTGCCCGATGTCAGGGCGGAAACCTTAAGGGACGTCGAGACGATGTCCCTTGGGTGAGCCCATGATTTTCGATGCACACTCGGATTTGCCAACCTACGTTTACGACGAGAGAAAGGCCGGGAAAACGCGCGTCCTCGAGGAGAACTGGCACTTCTTCAACGGATGGATTAGTTCCAGGGTTATGGCCATATGGACGAGGCCCGACAGGCGAAAGGACGCGACCACTTACGGTTTCGAGGTCCTGAACGCTTTTCTCAAGGATGTCGAGGAGAGCGAGCGCTTCGAGCTCGTGAGGAACGTTGAGGAGATGAGAAAAACCATAGAGGACGGAAGGGTCGCCCTCTGGCTCGGCCTCGAAGGGGGAGAGCCGATAGGCGAGAGCCTCGACCTGCTGGAGGTCTTCCACCGCCTAGGGCTCCGCGTTCTGACGCTTACCTGGAGCCTCAGAAACGCGATAGGCGACGGCGTCTTTGAGAGAACGAACGGAGGCCTCACCAACTTCGGTGTTGAAGTCGTCGGCAAGGCCGAGGAGCTTGGAATAGTCATAGACCTCAGCCACATAAACGAGGCCGGATTCTGGGACGCGCTGAGCGTTACCTCGTTCCCGGTCATAGCGTCGCACTCCAACGCGAAAAAGCTCTGCGACCACCCGAGGAACCTAACCGATGAGCAGTTGAAGGCGATAGCCGAGAGGGACGGCGTTGTTGGTGCCGTCGCCATACCGGGCTTCGTGGATAGGGAGAAGCCGACGCTGGAAAAGTACGTCGAGCACATAGCTTACATGGCCGACCTCATCGGATACAAACACGTGGGACTCGGCTTTGACTTCGTCTACTACCTTAGCGGATGGAGCGGAAAGAGCGTTGAGGGATTTGAGAACGAGTCGAAGATTCCCGCGCTCATTGAAAAGCTGAGGGAGAACTTCAGCGAGAAAGAGGTGGAAGCGATAGCTTTCAGGAACTTTGAGAGGGTGTTTGAGAGGGTAACCTAAGGCCTCCTGAGAAAAGACGGTATGCCTAGGTGCTCTCTGGTGCTGGAAAAGCGCACGAACCCGAGGAACCTGGCTTCCCCAGTCACCTTCAATGAGAGCATGCCAAGAATCCGCGACCGCTCCACAGCGGAGCGAACGGACTCCTTGCCGAGCTCGGTCTCAAAGACGGGCGGGCGATACATGCCAAAGGCCGTGTCAAGTTCCCTGTCCGAGATACCCTCCCTCCTTCCCCTTTTGAAGGCGTTCACCGCAGAGCCCAGGGCGTCCCTCGCCTCGGCCTCCCTGAAAGTCCTTTCTTTGAGGTCACGCGCCCATCCACTCCAGGCGAGGTGGCCGGAGTAGCCAAGGTAGTAACCGAGGAGGTAAGCCCTTCTAACGGGGTTCTCCTCAGCGAGTATCTCCGCCATGGTCACCGGCTTTCCACGAAAACGCTTCATATGAGTGGCCCCCTCACCGAGAGCCCGCGAGGACCGAACTCGACGCGGTACATCCTCGTCTCGTGGTTCGTCCTGCGCATCTTGAGAACCTGAATGGCGCGGACCATCTTAACCCCGTCAAGGTAGTAGTGAAGCATTATGACACCATCGACGAGGTAGTGCTCCTCGGTGTAGCGGTCGAGCTCAGTCAGTTCGGCAACGAGAACGCTCGTTATGCCGAGGTCCTCAATGGTTCGGAGGAACGTCGCCAGCTCGGCCCTCTTCTCGGCGGGGTCTGTTGTTGGGAAGTCTATGGCGGTCAGTGGGTCTATGGCAAGGCGTGAAATCTTCGCTTCCCTCGCGAGGTCTTTGATACGGAACATAACGCTACTCCACTGGGGCGGTTTGGCGGTGGAACCCCAGAGTTCCCGCCCCAAATCGTAGAGGATTAGGTTTCCGTGGGCGATGTGGTCCCTGACGTCGGGGTCAAAGCGCTCGAAGTCCTTCAAAACTTCCTCGGGGTTGTGGACGAGAGAAATGTACGCGACCCTCTCACCGTTCTTGGCCCCTTCAACGAGGAACTGCATGGCGAATGTGGTCTTCCCGCTCCCGGGAGGACCTGTGACGAGGTAAGCCTTTCCAGGAACGAAGCCACCCTCGATAAGTTCATCAAAGCCAGGGATTCCGGTGCGAACCCGCTCGCCGGCCCTCATCATATCAGCCTCCAGGTTATTAATAAATGAGGTAAAACTATATAAAAAGGTGTCCCATCCTGGAAGAGGGAAAGGCCATGAACGCTTACTTTTTAACGGCTCGGGACGCGAGGAGAATGCTCCTTTCAAGGGAAACCGTCAGGCTCAACCTCGACCTAAGGAGGACCAACAGAACTTGGGAGATAACGCGAGAGGGCGATGAGTTCATCTTCCCCGATGGAACGCGCGTCTCGAAGGACGTCATCGAGAGGATAGCGAGGGACGAGGGTAGCGTTTACTTCGTTAAGGACGGAGGAGTTTATAAGGC
The Thermococcus sp. 21S9 DNA segment above includes these coding regions:
- a CDS encoding FumA C-terminus/TtdB family hydratase beta subunit encodes the protein MAVKLRTPLSMEDVLRLKAGDVVYLSGEIITARDSAHRRILSLQREELPFEPEGAVIYHCGPVVRKTGEGYEVVSAGPTTSARMNPYLDGVLDLGIRGIIGKGGMKAEPFRGRGVYFAFTGGAGSLGAKSVKHVKAVHWLDLGTPEALWVLEVEDFPLIVAIDAHGNSLYR
- a CDS encoding NADP-dependent malic enzyme, whose product is MDANDFHRGNFIGNGKIEVIPKVPLTRETLPLAYTPGVAEVSREISEKPGKVFEYTNRGNTIAVVSDGTRVLGLGDIGPLSALPVMEGKALLFKAFGGVDAFPLVLAEKDPERFIDVVKAVSPSFGGINLEDIASPKCFYILDRLRKELDIPVFHDDQQGTASVVLAGLINALKVVGKKLDEISVALFGAGSAGFATLRLIVKAGVKPENVRVVELIDGEPRILTQDLPLEELFPYRGELLAKTNGDGIEGGPAEALRGADVLISFTRPGPGVIKPEWIRLMADDAIVFPLANPVPEILPEDAKKAGARIVATGRSDYPNQINNLLGFPAIFRGALDVRARTITDGMIIEASKAMASVIEPSEEEIIPSPFHPDVHPAVAKAVAEEAMKEGVARVHVNPEEVAERLRKWREFYSRFVVPMNEERRAYR
- a CDS encoding signal peptidase I, with the translated sequence MEEWKKEVAWFLVAIVVVFGIQAGLKVALHTSSPLVIVVSGSMEPVFYRGDVVLLKGVTNPDQIKVGDVIVYKRPGYEYPIIHRVRYIYTVKIDGKQEKCFVTWGDNNPVPDPPYPTPDGLLEVQLPDGYVAGCAPAYAVEAKAELVIPKIGLIPLWIRDAIGLGG
- a CDS encoding DUF531 domain-containing protein, with amino-acid sequence MLTLALYNTYDVRKLHEAHLRAIARSAPIAYAYGFHLALIGFPLDGKPLDVAGEVSEHTTIGEGGRYLIELARGNRFHLLDFPKKGFPPQFGVPVATTRKPSEEKEITPLELAERALNGERFLLLIGLGRHGLPKETFKLARHHMDVTGKRVSLETCTAIGAIAVRVATYMEALKWRSGRRK
- a CDS encoding dipeptidase: MIFDAHSDLPTYVYDERKAGKTRVLEENWHFFNGWISSRVMAIWTRPDRRKDATTYGFEVLNAFLKDVEESERFELVRNVEEMRKTIEDGRVALWLGLEGGEPIGESLDLLEVFHRLGLRVLTLTWSLRNAIGDGVFERTNGGLTNFGVEVVGKAEELGIVIDLSHINEAGFWDALSVTSFPVIASHSNAKKLCDHPRNLTDEQLKAIAERDGVVGAVAIPGFVDREKPTLEKYVEHIAYMADLIGYKHVGLGFDFVYYLSGWSGKSVEGFENESKIPALIEKLRENFSEKEVEAIAFRNFERVFERVT
- a CDS encoding RAD55 family ATPase, with the protein product MRAGERVRTGIPGFDELIEGGFVPGKAYLVTGPPGSGKTTFAMQFLVEGAKNGERVAYISLVHNPEEVLKDFERFDPDVRDHIAHGNLILYDLGRELWGSTAKPPQWSSVMFRIKDLAREAKISRLAIDPLTAIDFPTTDPAEKRAELATFLRTIEDLGITSVLVAELTELDRYTEEHYLVDGVIMLHYYLDGVKMVRAIQVLKMRRTNHETRMYRVEFGPRGLSVRGPLI